Below is a genomic region from Candidatus Methylomirabilota bacterium.
TTCGTGACGTTGATGGGGCTGGGGCTGGCCTTCACCGACGTGATGGTCGACGCCTTGATGGTCGAGCACGGTCGGGCCCGGGGCTTGATCGGCGCCTTTCAGTCGGTCCAGTGGGCGGCCATCTACGGAGCTTCCATCATCGTGGGCTTGGTCGGCGGACAGCGGGCCGCGCGACGCAACCTGCACGCGGCCTTCGCGGTGGCCGCCTGTTTCCCCGTCGTCTCCTTCTTGATGGCCCTCATCTTCATCCGGGAGCCCCGCGCTCGGGCCGATCGGGCGGCGTTTCAGAAGACGCTCGGCTCCATCCGGGAGGCGCTGCGGGAGCGGGACGTCTGGGTGGTCGCCGGCTTCACGCTGTTCTGGACGTTCAGCCCGTCGTTCGGGCCGGCCTTCCTCTACTACCAGACCGACGTGCTGCAGTTCAGCCAGGAGTTCATCGGCCTGCTCCTCTCCCTGAACGCCGCCGGATTCGTGGTGGGCGCGCTGGTCTACGCGCCCCTGTCGCGCCGGGTGCCGCTGAAGCGGCTCATCGTGTGGTCCATCGGCGCGGCCGCCGTCGCGACGCTGGGCTATCTGCTCTACCGCAGCTGGGTGTCGGCCCTCTTCATCGACAGCATCTTCGGCGTGGTGGGCATGATCACCCAGCTGGCCTTCCTGGACCTGGCCGCCAAAGCCTGCCCGCCCCGCGTCGAGGCCAGCTTCTTCGCCCTGCTGATGTCCGTCTACAACCTGGGGGTCAAGGGCTCGCAGATCACCGGCGGCTACCTCTACGACGCGCTGGGCTTCACGCCGCTCGTGCTCATCTCGGCCGTCGTGACCGCGCTGGCCTGGCTCCTCGTCCCCCTGGTGAAGATCGACCAGATCGAGACCAAAGCCAAGGCCCAGGCG
It encodes:
- a CDS encoding MFS transporter — translated: MLERLRRLHPFQTADAQRLALLFGIVYFAQGMYDLPTQTLTLALKERFGLSAGQAATFFLIATIPWYVKPLYGLISDFVPLAGRRRKSYLLLSSGLAALSGATLALLGIHTYVVLAVFVTLMGLGLAFTDVMVDALMVEHGRARGLIGAFQSVQWAAIYGASIIVGLVGGQRAARRNLHAAFAVAACFPVVSFLMALIFIREPRARADRAAFQKTLGSIREALRERDVWVVAGFTLFWTFSPSFGPAFLYYQTDVLQFSQEFIGLLLSLNAAGFVVGALVYAPLSRRVPLKRLIVWSIGAAAVATLGYLLYRSWVSALFIDSIFGVVGMITQLAFLDLAAKACPPRVEASFFALLMSVYNLGVKGSQITGGYLYDALGFTPLVLISAVVTALAWLLVPLVKIDQIETKAKAQA